The DNA window GGGCATCTACGGCAGCATCACCGGGCTCGCCGCGATCACCGGCCCAGTCCTGGGTGGCGTCGTCACCCAGCACCTCGCCTGGCAGTGGATCTTCTGGCTGAACGTTCCGATCACGCTGATCGCGATTCCGCTGGTGCTCGGCCGGATTGTCGAGACCCGCGGGCCCGGCGGTGCGCTCGACCTTCCGGGCCTGGCCCTGGCCGCCGGCTCGGCGCTCGGCGTCACCTGGGCTCTGGTGCGCGGCAACGCGGCCGGATGGAGCAGCACCGAGACCCTGACGACGCTGGCCGGCGGGATCGTGCTCGGCGGCCTGTTCGTCATCAGGGAGCTGAGAACCCCTACCCCCATGCTGCCGATGCGGTTGTTCCGCTCGCCGGCCTTCTCCGCCGGCAACGCCGCGGTCTTCTTCACAAACGCGTCGCTGACCAGCGCGATCTTCTTCACCGCCCAATTCCAGCAGGTCGCACTCGGCCACGGTGCACTGCAAGCCGGCCTGCGGCTGCTGCCGTGGGGCATCGCGCCGTTCCTCATCGCGCCACGGGCGGGCGCGCTCACCGATCGAATCGGCGAACGGACGCTGGTCATCGCCGGCACGCTCCTGCTCGGCGTCGGCATGGGATGGATCGCGCTGATCTCCGAACCCGGCATCGGGTACGCCATGACCGCCGTCGCGATGACCGTCGGCGGCCTCGGGTTCTCGCTGGCCCTTCCCGCCGTCACCAAATCAGTCGTCAGCCGCGTCGCGCCGCAGGACATCGGCCGGGCATCGGGCACCTTCAGCACCCTCCGCCAGCTCGGCGGCGCGTTCGGGGTCGCCCTCACCGGCGCCGTCTTCGCCACGGCCGGCGGCTACGCCACCGCTCGCGCGTTCAGCGACGGCTACGTCCCGGCGATGAGCGTCTCCGCCGCGCTCGCCTTCGCGGCCACCGCCGCTGGCATCGTGCTACCGCGACATCGCGGCCTCGCGCCGGCCACGATCACCGGACATGCCGCACCTGTCGAATCCAAGGCGGGATGACCAGTCGAGCAGGACGATCTACATTCCTCGACTTGGCGACTGACGGTCGTCTACCTCGTTGTACCAGGGGCGGAGGAGGCACGACTGCGCCAACTGCACCAGTGGACAGCGCACGGGATCGGCACCAGAGGACGGCATCGTCGGTGGTGAAGACCTGCCCGTGGCCCCGCTCAGTGGCCAAGGCCCCGAGGTGATCTCGGTCGTCACCTGGCGTCTCTCCCTTGATCGGTCGATCAGCCGTTATTTGTACAGTCCCGCGCTGGGCCGGATAGATCCGGCGGATCGCCGCTCGCCGCGCGTCACCGCTCCGGCGGGTGGCTGCGTGCCGGCCTGTGGGGCAGCACGCAGCCACCGCTCAGCGGAGTGTGCCGAGGTCGATCGCCTCAGCCATCGCGCGGTAGCCCGCGTCCGACGGGTGCAGGTGGTCGCCCGAGTCGTACGACGGGTTGATCCGTTGCGGGTCGGCCGGGTCACGCACCACCGCGTCGAAGTCGACGACGGCATCGAAGTCGTCACTCGTGCGGATGAACTCGTTCACGGTCTGCCGCACGTTGTCCCGTTCCTCGGTGTAGGAGCGCCATCCTTTGATCGGCGTGATGGTTCCGACGACGATCCGCAGGCCCTGGGCGTGTGCCTGGGCGGCGATCTGCCGCAGGGCGAGTTTCAGGGTCTCCGCGTCGGGGTGTGCGAGGTTGAGGATGTCGTTGACCCCCTCGAGCACGATGACCGTGCGCGCCCCGGACGTGGTCAGCATGTCCCGGGGCAGGCGGGCGAACGCGTTCGGGCCACCGATCCCGGTTCCGGTGCTGCTGTCCAGGATCCGGTTGCCGCTGATGCCGCTGTTGACCACCCCGAACTTGGTCGGTCCCGGCTCGGCGGCGAGCCGGTCGGCGAGAACGTCGGGCCACCGCAGGTTCGCGTTGATGGTCGACCTGTCGCCGTCGGTGATCGAGTCGCCGAAGGTCACCACCGCGCCGCGCGAGGTGATGGACCGGACGTCCACGCCTGTCACGTAGTACCACGCCGTAGTCGGCCGGGTGAATGCGGCGCCCTGCTCGTCGGCCGCATGGTCGCCGTCCGCGGTGATGAACGACGTCTGGTACGAGCGCGGATGCTCGGTCACCGGGCCGGACGGCGTCGGGGTGTAGACGGTCACCAGCAGGTCCGCGTCTGCCGGCACGGCAAGGGAGATGGGGTCGCTGAGCACTTCACCGCCGGCCGGGATGGTCACCGACGGCGCGCCGCCGAAGGTCAGCTCGCGCATCGTGCCGGCGACCGCCTCCGGTGCGTCGGGCCTGGTCGCCACCGCCAGGGTCGCTCGTCCCATCAGGACCGGCGCCGTGCCGAGCGCGTTGGACAGGCGCACGCGGGCCGCGTCGCCCCCCACGCTGGTGTGCACCACGTTGCGGATCGTGTGGTTCGGCATGCCCTGGTCGGCGCCGGGCGTCGTGCGCGCCATGGCCGTCTGCCAGGTGCCCACCCAGTGGCCGGGCGGGCGGCGGTCGAGCTTTTCCAGGTCAACGGCCGCCGCCATCGCCTGGTAGCCGGCGTCCTTCGGGTGCAGGTGGTCGCCGGAGTCGTACTCCGCGCGTAGCCGGTTCGGCGTCGCGGGGTCCCGGAGAGCGGCGTCGAAGTCGGCCACCGCGTCGAACGCGCCGCCGTCACGGATGAAGTCGTTGACCGCCTGCCGTACGCCTTCCAGTTCCTCGGTGTAGTTGCTCGACCCGCCGAACGGCGTGAGCGTGCCACCGGTGATCCGTAGCCCCTTTGCCTTGGCCTGAGCCGCAATCTGCCCCAACGCCGCGATGATTTGCGACGGCTCGTGGTGCTGCGGCTGGCCGCCGATGTCGTTGATGCCCAACAGGACGACCACCGAGCGCACGCCGGTCGCGGTCAGGACATCGCGGTCAAGCCTGGACAGGGCATTGGGGTTCCAGGTGTTGTTGAGCAACCGATTCGAGCTGATGCCGGCGTTGAGCACGCCGAGCCGGGTCGACCCAGGCTCAGCGATCAGCCGGTCGGCCAGGTAGTCCGGCCAGCGGTGATTCGCGTTCCGGGTCGAGTTGTTGCCATCGGTGATCGAGTCGCCGAGTGTGACCACTGTGCCCGCGGCATCCCCCAGGACGTCCACGCCGCTCACGTACGGCCAGAAAGTGATCGTTTGGGTGAACGCGGCACCGGACTCGTCGGCCGCGTGATCGCCGGTTTGCGACAGGTACGAAGTCTGGTTGGCCACCTGGTGATAGGTCACCG is part of the Micromonospora halotolerans genome and encodes:
- a CDS encoding MFS transporter encodes the protein MDKTRTPVRSTPAQRWVLALSSLASFIVVLDMLVVATALPAIQRDLNASLEDLEWTVNAYTLSFAVLLMTGSALGDRYGRRRLFAIGLGLFAAASAACALSTQASPLIAARVVQGAGAAMIMPVALGVLNGAFPPERRGWATGIYGSITGLAAITGPVLGGVVTQHLAWQWIFWLNVPITLIAIPLVLGRIVETRGPGGALDLPGLALAAGSALGVTWALVRGNAAGWSSTETLTTLAGGIVLGGLFVIRELRTPTPMLPMRLFRSPAFSAGNAAVFFTNASLTSAIFFTAQFQQVALGHGALQAGLRLLPWGIAPFLIAPRAGALTDRIGERTLVIAGTLLLGVGMGWIALISEPGIGYAMTAVAMTVGGLGFSLALPAVTKSVVSRVAPQDIGRASGTFSTLRQLGGAFGVALTGAVFATAGGYATARAFSDGYVPAMSVSAALAFAATAAGIVLPRHRGLAPATITGHAAPVESKAG
- a CDS encoding SGNH/GDSL hydrolase family protein, yielding MLALVLGLTSPASAAGQNAQSTAPPDGWVGTWSASASGTVPNLPTGYADRTIRNVVHTSVGGAGVRVSLTNVLGTVAVRMDAVTVAVAGAPDAPNAVAGTMRELTFGGAPSVTIPAGGEVLSDPIALALPEDGDLLVSVYTPVPSGPVTYHQVANQTSYLSQTGDHAADESGAAFTQTITFWPYVSGVDVLGDAAGTVVTLGDSITDGNNSTRNANHRWPDYLADRLIAEPGSTRLGVLNAGISSNRLLNNTWNPNALSRLDRDVLTATGVRSVVVLLGINDIGGQPQHHEPSQIIAALGQIAAQAKAKGLRITGGTLTPFGGSSNYTEELEGVRQAVNDFIRDGGAFDAVADFDAALRDPATPNRLRAEYDSGDHLHPKDAGYQAMAAAVDLEKLDRRPPGHWVGTWQTAMARTTPGADQGMPNHTIRNVVHTSVGGDAARVRLSNALGTAPVLMGRATLAVATRPDAPEAVAGTMRELTFGGAPSVTIPAGGEVLSDPISLAVPADADLLVTVYTPTPSGPVTEHPRSYQTSFITADGDHAADEQGAAFTRPTTAWYYVTGVDVRSITSRGAVVTFGDSITDGDRSTINANLRWPDVLADRLAAEPGPTKFGVVNSGISGNRILDSSTGTGIGGPNAFARLPRDMLTTSGARTVIVLEGVNDILNLAHPDAETLKLALRQIAAQAHAQGLRIVVGTITPIKGWRSYTEERDNVRQTVNEFIRTSDDFDAVVDFDAVVRDPADPQRINPSYDSGDHLHPSDAGYRAMAEAIDLGTLR